One genomic window of Trichosurus vulpecula isolate mTriVul1 chromosome X, mTriVul1.pri, whole genome shotgun sequence includes the following:
- the LOC118832772 gene encoding protein FAM71A-like isoform X1, whose product MDTPRALSYSGDLDLAEATYSLLPAAAHSQLSIRKRRKGGWTMSSDSMLPYYTAASGRTVGMFNTSMGELQKQLYKGEYDAFKYAPMFESDFIQISKRGELIDVHNRVRMVTVGIASTSPILPLPNVMLLARPAAYIEAQPPPQASSKSKMRNPHPSKTLELTRLLPLKFVKISVHDREKQQLRLKLASGRSFYLQLCPPSDAREDLFSYWEKLIYLLRPPVEGYSSTHAIPAGDGVEVPVFMSKEKSPEPILHSEDEQDKVSIKSLHMMPDIPGQDETAAAAGEGFPSPGGTEKDLMTHHYTIQGVPSMSPPSTPSVPSIAVAAAASRGPASKAMAGGSPGMGAATAGGQGPGVSVALAGTATGQVTETISAGSVSLVLAGAASMSPDSVSMASAGTGSRTPSGHVSMASAGAGSIAVAGIGTIMPLGPESPLVSTLQSEGYMSERDGSQRVTMANPKASKEGRSARRHSRHREGRARKGAEKDGSSGHRRSSRRAVTSKETPKSSHRPRGSRHSPPSRKATSPSVKDSRTSHKPGKSKSSASAPLPAAAPTKKPSRIASFLRSFSRSSQSTKSTSVLTNVGDTAETSKASVTEIDMSTILENVESTEIEMETITQMLLPPAAEEDKEEQQLELVSLLMDSVGDSQGPAPTLLPSPESQH is encoded by the exons ATGGATACTCCTCGAGCCCTGTCTTACAGTGGCGACCTTGATCTAGCAGAG GCTACCTACAGCCTTCTGCCCGCTGCCGCCCACTCACAGCTGTCCATtcggaagagaagaaagggagggtggACCATGAGCAGCGACTCCATGCTCCCTTATTATACAGCAGCCAGTGGGCGCACTGTGGGCATGTTCAACACGTCCATGGGGGAGCTGCAGAAGCAGCTGTACAAGGGGGAGTACGATGCCTTCAAGTATGCCCCCATGTTTGAGAGCGACTTCATCCAG ATCAGCAAGAGAGGGGAGCTGATTGATGTGCACAACCGAGTCCGCATGGTGACCGTGGGCATTGCATCCACCAGCCCAATATTGCCTTTGCCCAATGTCATGCTACTAGCCCGGCCTGCTGCATACATTGAGGCCCAGCCCCCTCCACAGGCCAGCTCCAAGAGCAAGATGCGCAACCCTCACCCTTCCAAGACCCTGGAGTTGACCAG GCTACTCCCCCTGAAGTTTGTGAAGATTTCTGTCCACGACCGTGAGAAGCAGCAGCTTCGGCTGAAGCTGGCCAGCGGACGATCATTCTACCTGCAGCTCTGCCCACCTTCCGATGCCCGGGAGGACCTCTTCTCCTACTGGGAGAAGCTCATCTACCTCCTGCGGCCACCTGTCGAGGGCTACAGCAGTACCCACGCCATTCCAGCGGGGGATGGGGTTGAAGTGCCTGTTTTCATGTCCAAAGAGAAATCGCCT GAGCCAATTCTACACAGTGAAGATGAGCAGGACAAAGTGAGTATCAAGAGTCTTCACATGATGCCTGACATCCCGGGCCAGGATGAGACGGCAGCTGCAGCCGGGGAGGGCTTTCCTAGCCCAGGAGGCACTGAGAAGGACCTGATGACCCATCACTACACCATCCAAGGGGTGCCCAGCATGTCCCCCCCCAGTACACCATCTGTCCCAAGCATTGCCGTGGCAGCTGCTGCCAGCAGGGGTCCTGCCAGCAAGGCCATGGCTGGGGGCTCcccaggcatgggggcagccaCAGCAGGCGGGCAGGGGCCTGGTGTAAGTGTAGCCCTGGCTGGGACTGCAACTGGGCAGGTAACAGAGACCATATCTGCTGGCAGTGTGAGTCTAGTGCTGGCTGGCGCTGCCAGCATGTCACCAGACTCCGTGAGCATGGCTTCGGCGGGCACTGGCAGCCGGACCCCCTCGGGCCACGTAAGCATGGCCTCTGCTGGAGCTGGGAGCATAGCTGTAGCAGGCATAGGAACCATCATGCCACTTGGGCCCGAGTCCCCCCTTGTGTCAACCTTACAGAGTGAGGGCTACATGAGTGAGCGAGATGGAAGTCAGAGGGTGACCATGGCCAACCCCAAGGCATCCAAGGAAGGGAGGTCAGCTCGGAGGCACTCCCGGCACAGAGAAGGCCGAGCCCGCAAAGGGGCTGAGAAGGACGGCAGCAGTGGTCACAGAAGGTCATCCCGGAGGGCTGTGACTTCCAAGGAGACTCCCAAATCCAGCCACCGGCCCCGGGGAAGCCGCCACAGCCCACCTTCCCGCAAAGCCACCAGCCCATCTGTAAAGGATTCCAG GACCTCTCACAAACCGGGGAAGAGTAAGAGTTCAGCCAGCGCCCCTC TTCCAGCCGCTGCCCCAACTAAGAAACCCAGCCGTATTGCCTCCTTCCTGCGCAGCTTCTCCCGCTCTAGCCAGAGCACCAAAAGCACCTCAGTCCTCACCAACGTGGGGGACACAGCTGAGACCTCCAAGGCCTCAGTCACTGAGATTGACATGAGCACCATCCTGGAGAATGTGGAGAgtacagagatagagatggagaccATCACACAGATGCTGTTACCGCCAGCGgcagaggaggacaaggaggagcagCAGCTGGAGCTGGTCAGCCTGCTCATGGACTCAGTGGGAGACTCTCAAGGGCCTGCACcaacccttcttccctccccggAGTCCCAGCATTAG
- the RIBC1 gene encoding RIB43A-like with coiled-coils protein 1, giving the protein MYKVDIQPEQAEAVAIEARRNQEKQRQSRIFNVRDRVIGVDVEALNSQVQERKRRETAERAREAAFDASRVQCDLVAQLLENEELQHARQIARQIQAFREGEQQPQGRRDFDLYDPARLQKEKAPRVGDLDYHRGPSSMQLFAGEDSGQATRQHLQREQARCELRYQQEERHRLRRDEKYLEILDGQKRIEMDLQAAHLEGLEAVCRKAMNVAVADYNRAQAIEAGERRRLAQRKEQDDNLTEIYNHLTSDMLTENSSVSSNPLVPHRVILERWKGMTPEQIATIQKEQAAQRLEAQHQRQAERRLEAEWALQERLAAQAACQMEHEQQVQTQKLRQDLDAYNKQLAQEQRAQKDYLDKVVYTNEPTACFHLQFDTSSR; this is encoded by the exons ATGTATAAGGTCGACATTCAACCGGAGCAGGCAGAGGCTGTGGCCATTGAAGCCCGGAGGAAccaggagaaacagaggcagagccGAATCTTTAATGTTCGGGATCGAGTCATTGGG GTGGATGTGGAAGCCCTGAACAGCCAAGTGCAGGAGCGGAAAAGACGAGAAACTGCTGAGCGGGCTCGCGAGGCAGCCTTTG ATGCCAGCCGGGTCCAGTGTGACCTGGTGGCCCAGCTGCTGGAGAACGAGGAGTTGCAGCATGCCCGGCAGATAGCCCGGCAAATACAGGCCTTTCGTGAGGGGGAGCAGCAGCCCCAGGGCCGCCGAGACTTTGACCTGTATGACCCAGCAAGACTTCAGAAGGAAAAGGCACCCCGAGTGGGTGACCTGGACTACCACCGTGGGCCCTCCAGCATGCAGCTATTTGCTGGGGAAGACTCGGGCCAAGCTACCCGCCAGCACTTACAACGGGAACAGGCCCGTTGTGAATTGAGGTATCAGCAGGAGGAGCGCCACCGGCTTAGGAGAGATGAGAAGTACTTGG aGATCCTGGATGGCCAGAAGCGGATAGAGATGGATCTTCAAGCCGCTCATCTGGAGGGTTTGGAAGCCGTCTGCCGTAAGGCCATGAATGTGGCTGTGGCTGATTACAACAGGGCGCAG GCCATAGAGGCTGGCGAACGGCGACGCCTAGCCCAGCGGAAGGAGCAGGATGACAACCTCACTGAGATCTACAATCACCTGACCAGTGACATGCTGACTGAGAACTCTTCTGTCTCTTCGAACCCCTTGGTCCCACACAGGGTGATCCTGGAACGCTGGAAGGGCATGACTCCTGAGCAAATAGCCACCATCCAGAAGGAACAGGCGGCCCAGCGCCTCGAGGCCCAACACCAGCGGCAGGCCGAACGGCGCTTAGAAGCTGAGTGGGCCCTCCAAGAGCGGCTGGCTGCTCAGGCCGCTTGTCAGATGGAACACGAGCAGCAGGTCCAAACACAGAAGCTTCGGCAGGACCTAGACGCATACAACAAGCAGCTGGCCCAAGAGCAGCGGGCACA GAAGGACTATCTGGACAAAGTGGTGTACACCAATGAGCCCACGGCCTGCTTCCATCTCCAGTTCGACACCAGCAGCCGTTGA
- the LOC118832772 gene encoding protein FAM71A-like isoform X2, with protein MDTPRALSYSGDLDLAEISKRGELIDVHNRVRMVTVGIASTSPILPLPNVMLLARPAAYIEAQPPPQASSKSKMRNPHPSKTLELTRLLPLKFVKISVHDREKQQLRLKLASGRSFYLQLCPPSDAREDLFSYWEKLIYLLRPPVEGYSSTHAIPAGDGVEVPVFMSKEKSPEPILHSEDEQDKVSIKSLHMMPDIPGQDETAAAAGEGFPSPGGTEKDLMTHHYTIQGVPSMSPPSTPSVPSIAVAAAASRGPASKAMAGGSPGMGAATAGGQGPGVSVALAGTATGQVTETISAGSVSLVLAGAASMSPDSVSMASAGTGSRTPSGHVSMASAGAGSIAVAGIGTIMPLGPESPLVSTLQSEGYMSERDGSQRVTMANPKASKEGRSARRHSRHREGRARKGAEKDGSSGHRRSSRRAVTSKETPKSSHRPRGSRHSPPSRKATSPSVKDSRTSHKPGKSKSSASAPLPAAAPTKKPSRIASFLRSFSRSSQSTKSTSVLTNVGDTAETSKASVTEIDMSTILENVESTEIEMETITQMLLPPAAEEDKEEQQLELVSLLMDSVGDSQGPAPTLLPSPESQH; from the exons ATGGATACTCCTCGAGCCCTGTCTTACAGTGGCGACCTTGATCTAGCAGAG ATCAGCAAGAGAGGGGAGCTGATTGATGTGCACAACCGAGTCCGCATGGTGACCGTGGGCATTGCATCCACCAGCCCAATATTGCCTTTGCCCAATGTCATGCTACTAGCCCGGCCTGCTGCATACATTGAGGCCCAGCCCCCTCCACAGGCCAGCTCCAAGAGCAAGATGCGCAACCCTCACCCTTCCAAGACCCTGGAGTTGACCAG GCTACTCCCCCTGAAGTTTGTGAAGATTTCTGTCCACGACCGTGAGAAGCAGCAGCTTCGGCTGAAGCTGGCCAGCGGACGATCATTCTACCTGCAGCTCTGCCCACCTTCCGATGCCCGGGAGGACCTCTTCTCCTACTGGGAGAAGCTCATCTACCTCCTGCGGCCACCTGTCGAGGGCTACAGCAGTACCCACGCCATTCCAGCGGGGGATGGGGTTGAAGTGCCTGTTTTCATGTCCAAAGAGAAATCGCCT GAGCCAATTCTACACAGTGAAGATGAGCAGGACAAAGTGAGTATCAAGAGTCTTCACATGATGCCTGACATCCCGGGCCAGGATGAGACGGCAGCTGCAGCCGGGGAGGGCTTTCCTAGCCCAGGAGGCACTGAGAAGGACCTGATGACCCATCACTACACCATCCAAGGGGTGCCCAGCATGTCCCCCCCCAGTACACCATCTGTCCCAAGCATTGCCGTGGCAGCTGCTGCCAGCAGGGGTCCTGCCAGCAAGGCCATGGCTGGGGGCTCcccaggcatgggggcagccaCAGCAGGCGGGCAGGGGCCTGGTGTAAGTGTAGCCCTGGCTGGGACTGCAACTGGGCAGGTAACAGAGACCATATCTGCTGGCAGTGTGAGTCTAGTGCTGGCTGGCGCTGCCAGCATGTCACCAGACTCCGTGAGCATGGCTTCGGCGGGCACTGGCAGCCGGACCCCCTCGGGCCACGTAAGCATGGCCTCTGCTGGAGCTGGGAGCATAGCTGTAGCAGGCATAGGAACCATCATGCCACTTGGGCCCGAGTCCCCCCTTGTGTCAACCTTACAGAGTGAGGGCTACATGAGTGAGCGAGATGGAAGTCAGAGGGTGACCATGGCCAACCCCAAGGCATCCAAGGAAGGGAGGTCAGCTCGGAGGCACTCCCGGCACAGAGAAGGCCGAGCCCGCAAAGGGGCTGAGAAGGACGGCAGCAGTGGTCACAGAAGGTCATCCCGGAGGGCTGTGACTTCCAAGGAGACTCCCAAATCCAGCCACCGGCCCCGGGGAAGCCGCCACAGCCCACCTTCCCGCAAAGCCACCAGCCCATCTGTAAAGGATTCCAG GACCTCTCACAAACCGGGGAAGAGTAAGAGTTCAGCCAGCGCCCCTC TTCCAGCCGCTGCCCCAACTAAGAAACCCAGCCGTATTGCCTCCTTCCTGCGCAGCTTCTCCCGCTCTAGCCAGAGCACCAAAAGCACCTCAGTCCTCACCAACGTGGGGGACACAGCTGAGACCTCCAAGGCCTCAGTCACTGAGATTGACATGAGCACCATCCTGGAGAATGTGGAGAgtacagagatagagatggagaccATCACACAGATGCTGTTACCGCCAGCGgcagaggaggacaaggaggagcagCAGCTGGAGCTGGTCAGCCTGCTCATGGACTCAGTGGGAGACTCTCAAGGGCCTGCACcaacccttcttccctccccggAGTCCCAGCATTAG
- the HSD17B10 gene encoding 3-hydroxyacyl-CoA dehydrogenase type-2 has protein sequence MAVTRALRSLQGMVGVVTGGASGLGQATVRRLLKHGARAVIVDLPQSSGEALAKELGASCAFAPTDVTSEADVQGALTLTREKFGRVDIAVNCAGIAVASKTYNFKNNQAHSLEAFQKVIQVNLIGTFNVIRLAAGEMGKNEPDEGGHRGVIINTASVAAFEGQVGQIAYSASKGGIVGMTLPAARDLAPMGIRVVTIAPGLFETPLLLGLPEKVRSFLARQVPFPNRLGDPEEYAHLVQAVVENPLLNGEVIRLDGGIRMQP, from the exons ATGGCGGTCACGCGAGCCCTTCGGAGTTTGCAG GGCATGGTTGGCGTGGTGACAGGCGGGGCATCGGGCCTGGGCCAGGCCACCGTCAGAAGACTTCTTAAGCACGGGGCCCGGGCTGTCATTGTGGACCTGCCCCAGTCATCTGGAGAAGCTCTGGCAAAGGAGCTGGGGGCTTCCTGTGCCTTCGCCCCTACTGAT GTAACCTCTGAAGCAGATGTACAGGGGGCCCTGACCTTGACCAGGGAGAAATTTGGCCGGGTGGACATTGCCGTTAATTGTGCTGGCATCGCTGTGGCCTCCAAGACTTACAACTTCAAAAACAATCAAGCACACTCCCTGGAGGCCTTCCAGAAGGTGATCCAG gtAAACCTAATTGGCACCTTCAATGTGATCCGACTTGCTGCTGGGGAGATGGGGAAGAATGAGCCAGATGAGGGTGGCCACCGGGGTGTTATCATCAACACAGCCAGTGTGGCTGCCTTCGAGGGCCAG GTTGGCCAAATTGCATATTCTGCATCCAAGGGGGGCATTGTGGGAATGACCCTGCCTGCAGCCCGAGACCTGGCCCCCATGGGCATCCGGGTGGTCACCATTGCTCCAG GCCTGTTTGAGACACCCCTCTTGTTGGGACTCCCTGAAAAGGTCCGCTCCTTCCTTGCCCGTCAGGTGCCCTTCCCCAACCGCCTAGGAGATCCGGAAGAATATGCCCACCTTGTGCAGGCCGTGGTAGAAAATCCCCTGCTAAATGGTGAGGTGATCCGTCTGGATGGAGGGATTCGCATGCAGCCCTGA